In a genomic window of candidate division WOR-3 bacterium:
- the guaB gene encoding IMP dehydrogenase: MKEALTFDDVLLVPQYSQVLPAEVITETFFTRKIRLHLPLVSAAMDTVTEGRMAIAMARAGGIGVIHKNMTIDEQAQEVAKVKRAESSMISDPLAITPDRTIAEVRELFNRHGISGLPVVDNKGRLVGIITRRDLLFEDDSTTAVEKVMTSTNLITAPVGTSLKKAREILRQHRLEKLPIVDEQGRLKGLITTKDILKRVEHPFATVDSKRRLRVAAAVGVGKEALERTRALVAAEVDAIVIDTAHGHSSRVLETARAIRKMFPQVELVAGNVATAEGARALIQAGVGAVKVGIGPGSICTTRVVAGVGVPQLSAIMECARVCRQYKVPLIADGGIRFSGDIAKALAAGADTVMMGNLLAGTDESPGEDVLLEGRRYKVYRGMGSIDAMKKGSWDRYFQESGAELVPQGIVGRVPYRGSVKDVLFQLEGGLRAAMGFCGCRTVKELQRKARFVKITNAGLRESHPHSITIIKEAPNYEAPEQE, from the coding sequence ATGAAGGAAGCGCTGACATTTGATGATGTCCTTTTAGTTCCCCAGTATTCGCAGGTTCTGCCGGCAGAGGTCATTACAGAAACATTTTTTACCAGAAAAATCAGACTGCATCTGCCGCTGGTGAGTGCCGCAATGGATACCGTGACTGAGGGGAGAATGGCGATTGCGATGGCACGGGCGGGCGGGATCGGTGTTATTCACAAGAATATGACTATTGATGAACAGGCGCAGGAGGTGGCAAAGGTCAAACGGGCGGAAAGCTCGATGATTTCCGATCCCCTGGCGATAACACCCGACCGGACAATCGCTGAGGTGCGGGAACTTTTTAACCGGCATGGCATTTCCGGTTTGCCGGTGGTGGATAACAAGGGGCGGCTTGTTGGTATAATCACCCGGCGCGATCTACTGTTTGAAGATGACAGTACAACAGCGGTGGAGAAAGTAATGACCAGCACCAATCTGATTACCGCTCCGGTCGGCACGAGTCTGAAGAAAGCACGGGAGATTCTCCGTCAGCACCGCCTGGAAAAATTGCCGATCGTTGATGAGCAGGGACGGCTCAAGGGATTGATTACCACCAAGGATATTCTGAAGCGGGTAGAACATCCCTTTGCCACCGTTGACAGCAAGCGCCGGCTCCGGGTAGCAGCAGCAGTCGGAGTGGGCAAGGAGGCGCTGGAACGAACGAGGGCGCTTGTTGCCGCAGAGGTAGATGCGATCGTTATTGATACTGCCCATGGCCACTCAAGTCGGGTGCTTGAGACAGCACGGGCGATCAGAAAGATGTTTCCGCAGGTGGAGCTGGTGGCAGGAAATGTGGCGACTGCAGAAGGAGCACGGGCGCTGATTCAGGCGGGAGTCGGAGCGGTCAAGGTTGGTATCGGGCCGGGATCGATCTGCACGACCCGGGTGGTTGCCGGCGTTGGTGTGCCTCAGCTTTCCGCAATCATGGAATGTGCCCGGGTATGCCGGCAGTATAAGGTTCCGCTCATTGCTGACGGTGGAATCAGATTTTCCGGTGATATCGCCAAGGCACTGGCAGCCGGTGCAGATACGGTGATGATGGGGAATCTCCTTGCCGGCACTGATGAGAGCCCGGGTGAGGATGTTCTCCTTGAGGGCAGACGCTACAAGGTATACCGGGGAATGGGTTCAATTGATGCAATGAAAAAAGGCTCCTGGGACCGGTACTTTCAGGAGAGCGGTGCAGAACTGGTACCGCAGGGGATCGTGGGCAGAGTGCCCTATCGCGGCAGTGTCAAGGATGTGCTCTTTCAGCTGGAAGGTGGTCTGCGGGCGGCGATGGGCTTCTGTGGTTGCCGGACGGTCAAGGAACTGCAGCGCAAGGCAAGGTTTGTCAAGATTACCAACGCCGGCTTGCGGGAGAGCCATCCGCACAGCATCACCATCATCAAAGAGGCACCCAACTACGAGGCGCCGGAGCAGGAATAA
- a CDS encoding NADP-dependent malic enzyme encodes MKKLTPAEIEQLITKAKKPAEDALKLHPFYRGKYQIAPKCCIRDFNDFAIWYTPGVAAPCKEIQRDVNLSFVHTNRANTICVLTDGTRVLGLGDIGPEASMPVMEGKALLFKYLGGVDAVPIALRTKDPDEFIRTAKLLEPSFGGFNLEDIAQPKCFRILDTLRAELDVPVWHDDQQGTAAVTYAGLVNALKIVGKDIKKVKVAMLGAGASNIAIARVIIKGGVTPGNIIMCDSKGTLHKGRTELQEEFKEKWHMCQITNDENVRGTIADAMKGADVLIALSTPGPGVVKPEWIKAMAKDAIVFVCANPIPEIWPWEAIEAGARVVATGRSDFPNQVNNSLGFPGIFRGALDVNARTITDEMCIAAALELAKVAEDRGLREDYLIPTMDDWEVFPREAVAVGMKAIEQGVARVTMTREELMKTATAKIKQARELTQWMMKEGFIPKAPVT; translated from the coding sequence ATGAAAAAACTTACCCCGGCTGAAATTGAACAGCTGATTACCAAGGCAAAAAAGCCGGCAGAAGATGCCTTGAAACTTCATCCCTTTTATCGGGGAAAATACCAGATTGCTCCCAAGTGCTGTATTCGGGACTTTAATGACTTTGCAATCTGGTATACACCGGGTGTTGCTGCACCCTGCAAGGAAATCCAGAGAGATGTAAACCTTTCCTTTGTCCATACCAACCGGGCAAACACCATCTGCGTGCTCACCGACGGCACCCGCGTACTTGGACTGGGGGACATCGGTCCCGAAGCCTCCATGCCGGTAATGGAAGGCAAGGCACTGCTCTTCAAGTACCTCGGTGGAGTTGATGCGGTTCCAATTGCCCTCCGTACCAAGGACCCGGATGAGTTCATCCGGACTGCCAAACTGCTGGAACCATCCTTTGGCGGATTCAACCTCGAGGATATCGCCCAGCCGAAATGCTTCCGGATCCTTGACACCCTGCGCGCCGAACTTGATGTTCCAGTCTGGCACGATGACCAGCAGGGGACGGCAGCGGTAACCTATGCCGGTCTGGTTAATGCCTTAAAGATCGTCGGCAAGGACATCAAAAAAGTCAAGGTGGCGATGCTCGGTGCCGGCGCATCCAATATCGCAATCGCCCGGGTTATCATCAAAGGCGGAGTTACTCCGGGTAATATCATCATGTGCGACTCCAAGGGCACCCTGCATAAAGGAAGAACCGAACTGCAGGAAGAATTCAAGGAAAAGTGGCATATGTGTCAGATTACCAATGATGAAAATGTCCGTGGTACAATTGCTGATGCGATGAAAGGCGCCGATGTCCTGATTGCCCTTTCCACACCAGGACCGGGTGTGGTCAAACCGGAGTGGATCAAAGCAATGGCAAAGGACGCAATCGTCTTTGTCTGCGCCAATCCGATTCCCGAAATCTGGCCCTGGGAGGCGATTGAAGCTGGTGCCCGGGTCGTTGCCACGGGCAGAAGCGACTTCCCCAATCAGGTGAATAATTCGCTGGGCTTCCCTGGGATCTTCCGCGGTGCGCTCGATGTCAACGCCCGAACAATTACCGACGAGATGTGCATTGCAGCAGCACTCGAACTGGCAAAGGTCGCCGAAGACCGCGGTTTAAGAGAAGATTATCTCATCCCGACGATGGATGACTGGGAGGTATTTCCACGCGAGGCGGTGGCGGTCGGTATGAAGGCGATCGAGCAGGGAGTTGCCCGGGTCACGATGACCCGCGAGGAACTGATGAAAACCGCCACCGCAAAGATAAAGCAGGCGCGGGAACTTACCCAGTGGATGATGAAGGAAGGGTTTATACCAAAGGCACCGGTGACATAA
- a CDS encoding OFA family MFS transporter yields MTDKRTFNRWLIVVGALLIQLCLGAIYAWSVFRKPLESALNIGSTQASLPFSFVLIFFALATVVGGRLQDRFGPRIVAIIGGILLALGMILASFASSIVMLVIAYGIISGIGIGFAYVCPISAGVKWFPDKRGLITGLAVAGFGAGALIVGPLARAMIDAIGPFATFRYLGVVYLILILIGALILRNPPAGYKPTGWNPPQPAAGTPVRTDYTAGQMLATIQFWLIWLTYFAGCAAGLMIIGQTSPIAQELGGFSKETAALGVSVLAIFNALGRIFWGRISDSLGRTRALFLMFLINAIAILGYFLIPSLPFIFWIGIALVGSSFGGYLAIYPAVTADFYGTKNSGINYGLVFTAYGVGGLLSNIFAPRIKEITGNYNVAFLITALLCIAAGIVIITVKSPTAKAKTV; encoded by the coding sequence ATGACTGATAAAAGAACCTTCAACCGCTGGCTGATTGTTGTTGGAGCACTGCTGATTCAGCTGTGCTTGGGTGCAATTTATGCCTGGAGCGTATTCCGCAAACCTCTTGAGTCCGCACTGAACATCGGCTCAACTCAGGCATCGCTGCCCTTCTCCTTTGTTCTGATTTTCTTTGCACTGGCAACCGTTGTCGGAGGCAGACTGCAGGATCGGTTTGGTCCTCGCATCGTTGCCATCATTGGGGGTATCCTGCTTGCTCTGGGTATGATTCTTGCCAGTTTCGCTTCGAGCATCGTCATGCTCGTTATCGCCTATGGCATCATTTCCGGAATCGGCATCGGCTTTGCCTATGTCTGTCCGATCTCTGCCGGTGTCAAATGGTTTCCGGACAAGCGGGGACTGATTACCGGACTGGCGGTAGCCGGTTTTGGCGCAGGAGCACTGATCGTCGGACCGCTCGCCCGGGCGATGATTGACGCAATCGGCCCGTTTGCCACCTTCCGGTATCTCGGTGTGGTGTATTTGATCCTGATCCTCATCGGTGCCCTTATCCTGCGCAACCCGCCTGCCGGTTACAAGCCTACGGGCTGGAATCCACCCCAGCCGGCTGCCGGTACCCCCGTGCGCACCGATTATACTGCCGGGCAGATGCTTGCTACCATTCAGTTCTGGCTCATCTGGCTCACTTATTTTGCCGGCTGTGCTGCCGGTCTGATGATTATCGGCCAGACCTCCCCCATCGCACAGGAACTGGGCGGATTCAGCAAGGAGACCGCGGCGCTCGGTGTCAGCGTGCTGGCAATCTTTAACGCCCTGGGCAGAATCTTCTGGGGCAGAATCTCCGACAGTCTGGGCAGGACCCGGGCACTCTTCCTGATGTTTCTCATCAACGCCATTGCCATTCTCGGTTATTTTCTGATCCCCTCCCTGCCCTTCATTTTCTGGATCGGCATTGCCCTGGTCGGTTCCAGCTTCGGCGGCTATCTGGCAATTTACCCGGCGGTGACCGCCGATTTTTATGGAACAAAGAATTCGGGGATTAACTACGGGCTGGTGTTCACCGCCTATGGTGTTGGTGGACTGTTATCCAACATTTTTGCACCCCGGATCAAGGAAATTACCGGCAACTACAATGTCGCCTTCCTCATTACCGCCCTGCTCTGTATTGCTGCCGGTATTGTAATAATTACGGTTAAATCACCAACCGCAAAGGCAAAAACGGTTTAG
- the acs gene encoding acetate--CoA ligase has protein sequence MAEEPKFYEPPQELVANSNIMAFMKKHGIKTLDELLKRAQDLEWYWGEMAKELEWFKPWTRVLDESKAPFYKWFVDGKFNIAHNCVDRHMKTDVKNKIAYIYHSEPGERELWTYEKLYKEVNKLANALKKLGIKKGDRVTIFLPMIPQLPVAMLACAKIGAIHSVVFSGFSAASLRDRIQDAEAKILITADGAYRRGKLVTLKANADPALAECPSIEHCIVFKRAGNPVEMKPGRDLWWHELTADEPEECPTEQLDSEDMLYILYTSGTTGKPKGVVHVHGGYAVGTYTTLKFVFDIKPQDIYWCAADIGWVTGHSYIVYAPLMLGATSILYEGAPDYPAPDRWWSIIEQEKVTILYTSPTAIRMFMRFGEEYPAKHNLSSLRLLGSVGEPINPEAWRWYRKHIGGDRLQIMDTWWQTETGSFVISPLPITPLKPGSATKPLPGFSADVVSQEGNPIKPGENGFAVITRPWPSMLRTLYKDPDRYIQAYWSRYPGKYLTGDSCTRDEDGYFWFRGRADEVLNVAGHRLGTAEIESALVAHPAVAEAAVIGIPDEVKGDVPKAYVTLKVGYQPSDALADELKKWVAQEIGPIARPESIEFRDKLPKTRSGKIMRRLLKAEALGKPVGDISTLDE, from the coding sequence ATGGCAGAAGAGCCGAAATTCTACGAACCGCCGCAGGAGTTGGTGGCAAACTCCAATATTATGGCGTTTATGAAGAAACACGGTATCAAGACACTGGACGAACTGCTGAAACGTGCCCAGGATCTCGAGTGGTACTGGGGAGAAATGGCGAAGGAGCTGGAATGGTTCAAACCATGGACCAGAGTGCTGGATGAATCAAAAGCCCCGTTTTACAAATGGTTTGTCGACGGAAAATTCAACATCGCCCACAACTGCGTCGACCGGCATATGAAAACTGATGTAAAAAATAAAATTGCCTACATCTATCATTCTGAGCCGGGCGAGCGGGAACTCTGGACCTATGAAAAACTTTATAAGGAAGTTAACAAACTCGCCAATGCGCTTAAAAAACTGGGGATTAAGAAGGGCGACCGCGTAACAATCTTTCTACCAATGATACCGCAACTGCCGGTGGCGATGCTCGCCTGTGCCAAGATCGGCGCAATCCATTCGGTGGTCTTCTCCGGCTTTTCTGCCGCCTCACTCCGGGACCGGATTCAGGATGCTGAAGCAAAAATTCTCATTACCGCTGATGGTGCCTATCGCCGGGGCAAACTGGTTACCCTGAAAGCCAATGCCGATCCAGCGCTGGCAGAATGCCCGTCAATTGAACACTGTATCGTATTCAAGCGCGCGGGCAATCCGGTAGAAATGAAACCGGGGCGCGACCTCTGGTGGCACGAACTGACCGCTGACGAACCTGAAGAATGTCCCACTGAGCAGTTAGATTCCGAAGATATGCTTTACATCCTCTACACTTCGGGCACAACCGGCAAGCCCAAGGGCGTTGTCCATGTCCACGGTGGTTATGCGGTCGGTACCTATACTACGCTGAAATTTGTCTTTGACATCAAACCCCAGGACATCTACTGGTGCGCTGCTGATATCGGCTGGGTCACGGGTCATTCCTATATCGTCTATGCTCCACTGATGCTGGGCGCAACCTCCATCCTCTATGAAGGTGCACCGGACTACCCTGCCCCGGACCGGTGGTGGTCAATCATCGAACAGGAAAAGGTAACCATTCTCTATACCTCTCCTACCGCCATCCGGATGTTCATGCGTTTTGGTGAAGAGTATCCAGCGAAGCACAACCTGTCATCCCTGCGTCTGCTCGGTTCGGTCGGTGAACCGATCAACCCCGAAGCCTGGCGCTGGTACCGTAAGCACATCGGCGGCGACCGGCTTCAAATCATGGATACCTGGTGGCAAACCGAGACCGGCTCGTTTGTAATCTCGCCCCTGCCGATCACGCCACTAAAACCCGGGTCCGCCACGAAACCGCTCCCCGGCTTCTCCGCTGATGTTGTATCTCAGGAAGGCAACCCGATCAAACCCGGCGAAAACGGATTTGCGGTAATCACCCGCCCCTGGCCCTCGATGCTGCGGACTCTCTACAAGGATCCGGACCGTTATATTCAGGCATACTGGTCCCGGTATCCGGGCAAGTATCTCACCGGTGATTCCTGCACCCGGGACGAGGACGGTTACTTCTGGTTCCGCGGGCGCGCTGATGAGGTGCTCAATGTTGCCGGACACCGGCTGGGAACTGCAGAAATCGAATCCGCACTGGTTGCCCATCCAGCGGTTGCCGAGGCTGCGGTCATCGGCATTCCGGATGAGGTAAAGGGTGATGTACCCAAAGCCTATGTTACTCTCAAAGTCGGCTATCAGCCGTCAGACGCGCTGGCTGATGAACTCAAGAAATGGGTCGCTCAGGAAATCGGACCGATCGCCCGGCCCGAATCAATTGAATTCCGGGACAAACTGCCCAAGACCCGCTCGGGCAAAATCATGCGCCGGCTGCTGAAAGCTGAAGCTCTGGGCAAACCGGTCGGCGACATCTCGACCTTAGATGAGTAA
- a CDS encoding YCF48-related protein, translating into MPNRINSVFTLEDTMIAFAAGDNGLLLKTVDGGATWVRLTVPTTVNLYSVCFPGQAMIGYACGDRGTLLKTEDEGRNWKQLPAPVTVDLRSIKFPVSPEVGFVAGDRGTVLRTADYGRTWEKLPTATEEKIMDIHFPADELTGYAVGLNGTILKTTTGGSVWFSQTGNVNGLVTNTHFTAVHFPADDVVGFATTNSGRVFFTPNGGEIWRPLPIDFVLPPLYSLDMRHDTMAGFCVGAQGTVIHTLDGGETWERINSGTTRDLFTIRFFTDGLVGIIGGDELTLLLSRDSGYNWAPVTVQF; encoded by the coding sequence ATGCCGAACCGGATTAATTCGGTCTTTACGCTGGAGGATACGATGATTGCCTTTGCCGCCGGCGATAACGGTCTGCTGCTGAAAACGGTTGACGGTGGCGCCACCTGGGTCCGGCTCACTGTCCCGACTACGGTCAATCTCTACAGTGTCTGCTTCCCGGGGCAGGCGATGATTGGCTATGCCTGTGGTGATAGAGGAACGCTCCTGAAAACCGAAGATGAAGGTAGAAACTGGAAACAGCTTCCTGCCCCTGTAACGGTTGACCTGCGTTCCATCAAATTTCCCGTCTCGCCGGAAGTCGGATTCGTAGCCGGCGACCGCGGGACTGTGCTTCGAACCGCAGATTATGGGAGAACCTGGGAAAAACTGCCGACTGCCACTGAGGAAAAAATCATGGACATCCACTTTCCGGCAGACGAGCTGACCGGCTATGCGGTGGGGCTTAACGGCACAATCCTGAAAACCACCACCGGCGGTTCAGTCTGGTTTTCCCAGACCGGCAATGTAAATGGACTGGTTACCAATACGCACTTTACCGCAGTTCACTTTCCGGCAGACGATGTAGTCGGATTTGCCACTACCAATTCCGGCAGAGTGTTTTTCACCCCTAACGGTGGTGAAATCTGGCGTCCACTGCCAATTGATTTCGTGCTACCACCACTTTATTCGCTGGACATGCGTCATGACACCATGGCGGGCTTCTGTGTCGGTGCCCAGGGCACAGTAATTCATACCCTTGATGGTGGCGAAACCTGGGAGAGGATTAACAGCGGGACCACCAGGGACCTGTTTACCATCCGCTTCTTTACCGATGGTCTGGTTGGAATCATCGGTGGCGACGAACTGACTCTCCTGCTCAGCCGGGACTCCGGCTACAACTGGGCACCGGTTACAGTTCAATTTTGA